From Thamnophis elegans isolate rThaEle1 chromosome 12, rThaEle1.pri, whole genome shotgun sequence, one genomic window encodes:
- the HIF3A gene encoding hypoxia-inducible factor 3-alpha isoform X4: MRLTISYLRMHKLLNSGEWQDQVKAEEQVDSYYLKALDGFLMVLTEEGDMIYLSENVNKHLGLSQLELIGHSVFDFIHPCDQEELQDVLSPRQGFSKKAEVKTERNFSLRMKSTLTTRGRTVNLKSATWKVLHCSGHMRSYAPSKPAAGKEGEGGFAEPPLRCLVLICEAIPHPANIETPLDSGTFLSRHTMDMKFTHCDDRIVEMAGYTSESLLGCSLYEYIHALDSDSVSKSINTLLSKGQAVTGQYRFLARNGGYIWIQTEATVISSSKNSQPESIVCIHFVLSQVEENGLVLSLEQTDRQGEHRRLPPPCLEGLDSDSALEEMDPNGGDTIINLSFELRGPKILAFLRPANISEEELQLDPKRFCSPDLQKLLGPIFDPPGTQNSAAGTGRAKPPLPVSKTAPVVKKVAGNHSLTELPEELIFDMENVQKLFASNKEEQSMETALQDYEGLDLEMLAPYISMDDDFQLSSTDHPPWLTEKRGDPGAGPRPTSPPPRPRSRSFHGVSPRPPEAAPLPRWGSDSSLSQGRPVETPLANLPCGEGQMVEMVASVKIQSVQDGTGLNGQRPPMGGRKRTREISLDDERDLFLETSPAKRAHNHEAESFLMPSLSLGFLLSVEECLDARSERGCGGTVALGKKLLALEEPMGLLGDMLPFVVDGPALSQLALYDGEEEVSRRGGEHFQLGEELLVELDQAT, from the exons ATGCGGCTGACCATCAGCTACTTAAGAATGCATAAGCTGCTGAATTCTG GAGAATGGCAAGACCAGGTCAAAGCGGAGGAGCAGGTGGATTCTTACTACCTGAAGGCCTTGGATGGCTTCCTGATGGTCCTGACCGAGGAAGGGGACATGATCTACCTCTCTGAGAATGTCAACAAGCACCTGGGTCTCAGCCAG CTGGAGCTGATCGGCCACAGCGTCTTCGATTTCATCCACCCCTGTGATCAGGAGGAGCTGCAGGACGTGCTGAGCCCCAGGCAgg GTTTCTCCAAGAAAGCGGAAGTGAAGACAGAGCGGAATTTCTCCCTGCGCATGAAGAGCACGCTCACCACCAGAGGGCGCACCGTCAACCTCAAGTCTGCCACCTGGAAG GTGCTGCACTGCTCCGGGCACATGCGCTCCTATGCGCCTTCCAAGCCAGCcgcagggaaggaaggggaagggggctTTGCGGAGCCCCCGTTGCGATGCCTGGTGCTCATCTGTGAGGCCATCCCGCACCCCGCCAACATCGAGACCCCCCTGGACAGTGGCACCTTCCTCAGCCGCCACACCATGGACATGAAGTTCACCCACTGTGATGACAG GATTGTCGAGATGGCCGGTTACACCTCCGAAAGTTTGCTTGGCTGCTCCCTCTACGAATACATCCACGCCTTGGATTCGGATTCCGTCAGCAAGAGCATCAACACCC TGCTAAGCAAGGGACAAGCCGTGACGGGGCAGTACCGCTTCCTAGCCAGGAATGGGGGCTACATCTGGATCCAGACCGAGGCCACCGTCATCTCCAGCAGCAAAAACTCCCAGCCCGAGAGCATCGTCTGCATTCACTTCGTCTTGAG CCAGGTGGAAGAGAATGGCCTGGTCCTGTCCCTGGAGCAAACGGACCGCCAAGGTGAGCATCGCCGGCTGCCCCCGCCCTGCCTCGAAGGGCTCGACTCCGATAGCGCCTTGGAGGAGATGGATCCCAACGGAGGAGACACCATCATCAACCTCAGCTTTG AGCTTCGGGGTCCCAAAATCCTGGCCTTCCTGCGCCCGGCCAACATCAGCGAGGAGGAATTGCAGTTGGATCCCAAACGCTTCTGCAGTCCGGATCTCCAGAAATTGCTGGGGCCCATCTTCGACCCGCCTGGGACCCAGAACTCCGCAGCGGGCACCGGGCGGGCAAAACCGCCCCTCCCGGTTTCCAAGACGGCGCCGGTGGTTAAGAAGGTGGCGGGAAATCACAGTCTA ACGGAGCTGCCCGAGGAGTTGATCTTCGACATGGAGAACGTCCAGAAGCTCTTTGCCTCCAACAAGGAAGAGCAGAGCATGGAGACAGCGCTGCAG GATTACGAAGGCCTCGACTTAGAGATGCTGGCTCCTTATATCTCGATGGACGATGATTTTCAGCTCAGCAGCACCGACCATCCGCCGTGGCTGACCGAGAAACGGGGAGATCCGGGGGCAGGCCCCCGGCCCACCTCACCCCCTCCGAGGCCTCGCTCGCGCAGTTTCCATGGCGTGTCCCCGCGCCCGCCGGAAGCGGCTCCTCTTCCCCGCTGGGGCAGCGACAGCAGTTTGAGCCAAGGACGCCCCGTTGAGACCCCTCTGGCCAACTTGCCCTGCGGAGAAGGCCAGATGGTGGAGATGGTGGCATCGGTCAAGATCCAGTCTGTGCAGGACGGGACCGGCCTGAATGGCCAGAGGCCTCCCATGGGCGGGAGGAAGAG GACTCGGGAGATTAGCCTGGATGACGAGAGGGATCTCTTCCTAGAGACCAGCCCCGCCAAGCGGGCCCATAACCACGAGGCTGAGAGCTTCCTGATGCCCTCGCTCAGCCTG GGCTTTCTGCTCAGCGTGGAAGAGTGTCTGGATGCCCGGTCCGAGCGGGGCTGCGGGGGCACCGTGGCCCTGGGCAAGAAGCTGCTGGCCCTGGAGGAACCCATGG GCCTCTTAGGAGACATGCTGCCCTTCGTGGTGGACGGCCCAGCGCTCTCCCAGCTGGCCCTGTACGATGGCGAGGAGGAGGTCTCCAGGCGTGGTGGCGAGCACTTCCAGCTGGGGGAGGAACTCCTGGTGGAGCTGGACCAGGCCACCTGA
- the HIF3A gene encoding hypoxia-inducible factor 3-alpha isoform X2 has protein sequence MENGLQGPRSTTEIRKEKSRDAARCRRSKETEVFYQLAHTLPFARGVSAHLDKASIMRLTISYLRMHKLLNSGEWQDQVKAEEQVDSYYLKALDGFLMVLTEEGDMIYLSENVNKHLGLSQLELIGHSVFDFIHPCDQEELQDVLSPRQGFSKKAEVKTERNFSLRMKSTLTTRGRTVNLKSATWKVLHCSGHMRSYAPSKPAAGKEGEGGFAEPPLRCLVLICEAIPHPANIETPLDSGTFLSRHTMDMKFTHCDDRIVEMAGYTSESLLGCSLYEYIHALDSDSVSKSINTLLSKGQAVTGQYRFLARNGGYIWIQTEATVISSSKNSQPESIVCIHFVLSQVEENGLVLSLEQTDRQGEHRRLPPPCLEGLDSDSALEEMDPNGGDTIINLSFELRGPKILAFLRPANISEEELQLDPKRFCSPDLQKLLGPIFDPPGTQNSAAGTGRAKPPLPVSKTAPVVKKVAGNHSLTELPEELIFDMENVQKLFASNKEEQSMETALQDYEGLDLEMLAPYISMDDDFQLSSTDHPPWLTEKRGDPGAGPRPTSPPPRPRSRSFHGVSPRPPEAAPLPRWGSDSSLSQGRPVETPLANLPCGEGQMVEMVASVKIQSVQDGTGLNGQRPPMGGRKRTREISLDDERDLFLETSPAKRAHNHEAESFLMPSLSLGFLLSVEECLDARSERGCGGTVALGKKLLALEEPMGLLGDMLPFVVDGPALSQLALYDGEEEVSRRGGEHFQLGEELLVELDQAT, from the exons ATGGAGAATGGGCTGCAGGGACCCAG gtCCACCACCGAAATCCGGAAGGAGAAATCGCGAGACGCAGCGCGATGCCGGCGCAGCAAGGAGACGGAAGTGTTCTACCAGCTGGCCCATACCCTGCCCTTTGCCCGGGGGGTGAGCGCCCACTTGGACAAGGCCTCCATCATGCGGCTGACCATCAGCTACTTAAGAATGCATAAGCTGCTGAATTCTG GAGAATGGCAAGACCAGGTCAAAGCGGAGGAGCAGGTGGATTCTTACTACCTGAAGGCCTTGGATGGCTTCCTGATGGTCCTGACCGAGGAAGGGGACATGATCTACCTCTCTGAGAATGTCAACAAGCACCTGGGTCTCAGCCAG CTGGAGCTGATCGGCCACAGCGTCTTCGATTTCATCCACCCCTGTGATCAGGAGGAGCTGCAGGACGTGCTGAGCCCCAGGCAgg GTTTCTCCAAGAAAGCGGAAGTGAAGACAGAGCGGAATTTCTCCCTGCGCATGAAGAGCACGCTCACCACCAGAGGGCGCACCGTCAACCTCAAGTCTGCCACCTGGAAG GTGCTGCACTGCTCCGGGCACATGCGCTCCTATGCGCCTTCCAAGCCAGCcgcagggaaggaaggggaagggggctTTGCGGAGCCCCCGTTGCGATGCCTGGTGCTCATCTGTGAGGCCATCCCGCACCCCGCCAACATCGAGACCCCCCTGGACAGTGGCACCTTCCTCAGCCGCCACACCATGGACATGAAGTTCACCCACTGTGATGACAG GATTGTCGAGATGGCCGGTTACACCTCCGAAAGTTTGCTTGGCTGCTCCCTCTACGAATACATCCACGCCTTGGATTCGGATTCCGTCAGCAAGAGCATCAACACCC TGCTAAGCAAGGGACAAGCCGTGACGGGGCAGTACCGCTTCCTAGCCAGGAATGGGGGCTACATCTGGATCCAGACCGAGGCCACCGTCATCTCCAGCAGCAAAAACTCCCAGCCCGAGAGCATCGTCTGCATTCACTTCGTCTTGAG CCAGGTGGAAGAGAATGGCCTGGTCCTGTCCCTGGAGCAAACGGACCGCCAAGGTGAGCATCGCCGGCTGCCCCCGCCCTGCCTCGAAGGGCTCGACTCCGATAGCGCCTTGGAGGAGATGGATCCCAACGGAGGAGACACCATCATCAACCTCAGCTTTG AGCTTCGGGGTCCCAAAATCCTGGCCTTCCTGCGCCCGGCCAACATCAGCGAGGAGGAATTGCAGTTGGATCCCAAACGCTTCTGCAGTCCGGATCTCCAGAAATTGCTGGGGCCCATCTTCGACCCGCCTGGGACCCAGAACTCCGCAGCGGGCACCGGGCGGGCAAAACCGCCCCTCCCGGTTTCCAAGACGGCGCCGGTGGTTAAGAAGGTGGCGGGAAATCACAGTCTA ACGGAGCTGCCCGAGGAGTTGATCTTCGACATGGAGAACGTCCAGAAGCTCTTTGCCTCCAACAAGGAAGAGCAGAGCATGGAGACAGCGCTGCAG GATTACGAAGGCCTCGACTTAGAGATGCTGGCTCCTTATATCTCGATGGACGATGATTTTCAGCTCAGCAGCACCGACCATCCGCCGTGGCTGACCGAGAAACGGGGAGATCCGGGGGCAGGCCCCCGGCCCACCTCACCCCCTCCGAGGCCTCGCTCGCGCAGTTTCCATGGCGTGTCCCCGCGCCCGCCGGAAGCGGCTCCTCTTCCCCGCTGGGGCAGCGACAGCAGTTTGAGCCAAGGACGCCCCGTTGAGACCCCTCTGGCCAACTTGCCCTGCGGAGAAGGCCAGATGGTGGAGATGGTGGCATCGGTCAAGATCCAGTCTGTGCAGGACGGGACCGGCCTGAATGGCCAGAGGCCTCCCATGGGCGGGAGGAAGAG GACTCGGGAGATTAGCCTGGATGACGAGAGGGATCTCTTCCTAGAGACCAGCCCCGCCAAGCGGGCCCATAACCACGAGGCTGAGAGCTTCCTGATGCCCTCGCTCAGCCTG GGCTTTCTGCTCAGCGTGGAAGAGTGTCTGGATGCCCGGTCCGAGCGGGGCTGCGGGGGCACCGTGGCCCTGGGCAAGAAGCTGCTGGCCCTGGAGGAACCCATGG GCCTCTTAGGAGACATGCTGCCCTTCGTGGTGGACGGCCCAGCGCTCTCCCAGCTGGCCCTGTACGATGGCGAGGAGGAGGTCTCCAGGCGTGGTGGCGAGCACTTCCAGCTGGGGGAGGAACTCCTGGTGGAGCTGGACCAGGCCACCTGA
- the HIF3A gene encoding hypoxia-inducible factor 3-alpha isoform X1 yields MWWRWKRARGRRWCRSTTEIRKEKSRDAARCRRSKETEVFYQLAHTLPFARGVSAHLDKASIMRLTISYLRMHKLLNSGEWQDQVKAEEQVDSYYLKALDGFLMVLTEEGDMIYLSENVNKHLGLSQLELIGHSVFDFIHPCDQEELQDVLSPRQGFSKKAEVKTERNFSLRMKSTLTTRGRTVNLKSATWKVLHCSGHMRSYAPSKPAAGKEGEGGFAEPPLRCLVLICEAIPHPANIETPLDSGTFLSRHTMDMKFTHCDDRIVEMAGYTSESLLGCSLYEYIHALDSDSVSKSINTLLSKGQAVTGQYRFLARNGGYIWIQTEATVISSSKNSQPESIVCIHFVLSQVEENGLVLSLEQTDRQGEHRRLPPPCLEGLDSDSALEEMDPNGGDTIINLSFELRGPKILAFLRPANISEEELQLDPKRFCSPDLQKLLGPIFDPPGTQNSAAGTGRAKPPLPVSKTAPVVKKVAGNHSLTELPEELIFDMENVQKLFASNKEEQSMETALQDYEGLDLEMLAPYISMDDDFQLSSTDHPPWLTEKRGDPGAGPRPTSPPPRPRSRSFHGVSPRPPEAAPLPRWGSDSSLSQGRPVETPLANLPCGEGQMVEMVASVKIQSVQDGTGLNGQRPPMGGRKRTREISLDDERDLFLETSPAKRAHNHEAESFLMPSLSLGFLLSVEECLDARSERGCGGTVALGKKLLALEEPMGLLGDMLPFVVDGPALSQLALYDGEEEVSRRGGEHFQLGEELLVELDQAT; encoded by the exons ATGTGGTGGCGCTGGAAGCGGGCGAGGGGCAGGAGATGGTGCAG gtCCACCACCGAAATCCGGAAGGAGAAATCGCGAGACGCAGCGCGATGCCGGCGCAGCAAGGAGACGGAAGTGTTCTACCAGCTGGCCCATACCCTGCCCTTTGCCCGGGGGGTGAGCGCCCACTTGGACAAGGCCTCCATCATGCGGCTGACCATCAGCTACTTAAGAATGCATAAGCTGCTGAATTCTG GAGAATGGCAAGACCAGGTCAAAGCGGAGGAGCAGGTGGATTCTTACTACCTGAAGGCCTTGGATGGCTTCCTGATGGTCCTGACCGAGGAAGGGGACATGATCTACCTCTCTGAGAATGTCAACAAGCACCTGGGTCTCAGCCAG CTGGAGCTGATCGGCCACAGCGTCTTCGATTTCATCCACCCCTGTGATCAGGAGGAGCTGCAGGACGTGCTGAGCCCCAGGCAgg GTTTCTCCAAGAAAGCGGAAGTGAAGACAGAGCGGAATTTCTCCCTGCGCATGAAGAGCACGCTCACCACCAGAGGGCGCACCGTCAACCTCAAGTCTGCCACCTGGAAG GTGCTGCACTGCTCCGGGCACATGCGCTCCTATGCGCCTTCCAAGCCAGCcgcagggaaggaaggggaagggggctTTGCGGAGCCCCCGTTGCGATGCCTGGTGCTCATCTGTGAGGCCATCCCGCACCCCGCCAACATCGAGACCCCCCTGGACAGTGGCACCTTCCTCAGCCGCCACACCATGGACATGAAGTTCACCCACTGTGATGACAG GATTGTCGAGATGGCCGGTTACACCTCCGAAAGTTTGCTTGGCTGCTCCCTCTACGAATACATCCACGCCTTGGATTCGGATTCCGTCAGCAAGAGCATCAACACCC TGCTAAGCAAGGGACAAGCCGTGACGGGGCAGTACCGCTTCCTAGCCAGGAATGGGGGCTACATCTGGATCCAGACCGAGGCCACCGTCATCTCCAGCAGCAAAAACTCCCAGCCCGAGAGCATCGTCTGCATTCACTTCGTCTTGAG CCAGGTGGAAGAGAATGGCCTGGTCCTGTCCCTGGAGCAAACGGACCGCCAAGGTGAGCATCGCCGGCTGCCCCCGCCCTGCCTCGAAGGGCTCGACTCCGATAGCGCCTTGGAGGAGATGGATCCCAACGGAGGAGACACCATCATCAACCTCAGCTTTG AGCTTCGGGGTCCCAAAATCCTGGCCTTCCTGCGCCCGGCCAACATCAGCGAGGAGGAATTGCAGTTGGATCCCAAACGCTTCTGCAGTCCGGATCTCCAGAAATTGCTGGGGCCCATCTTCGACCCGCCTGGGACCCAGAACTCCGCAGCGGGCACCGGGCGGGCAAAACCGCCCCTCCCGGTTTCCAAGACGGCGCCGGTGGTTAAGAAGGTGGCGGGAAATCACAGTCTA ACGGAGCTGCCCGAGGAGTTGATCTTCGACATGGAGAACGTCCAGAAGCTCTTTGCCTCCAACAAGGAAGAGCAGAGCATGGAGACAGCGCTGCAG GATTACGAAGGCCTCGACTTAGAGATGCTGGCTCCTTATATCTCGATGGACGATGATTTTCAGCTCAGCAGCACCGACCATCCGCCGTGGCTGACCGAGAAACGGGGAGATCCGGGGGCAGGCCCCCGGCCCACCTCACCCCCTCCGAGGCCTCGCTCGCGCAGTTTCCATGGCGTGTCCCCGCGCCCGCCGGAAGCGGCTCCTCTTCCCCGCTGGGGCAGCGACAGCAGTTTGAGCCAAGGACGCCCCGTTGAGACCCCTCTGGCCAACTTGCCCTGCGGAGAAGGCCAGATGGTGGAGATGGTGGCATCGGTCAAGATCCAGTCTGTGCAGGACGGGACCGGCCTGAATGGCCAGAGGCCTCCCATGGGCGGGAGGAAGAG GACTCGGGAGATTAGCCTGGATGACGAGAGGGATCTCTTCCTAGAGACCAGCCCCGCCAAGCGGGCCCATAACCACGAGGCTGAGAGCTTCCTGATGCCCTCGCTCAGCCTG GGCTTTCTGCTCAGCGTGGAAGAGTGTCTGGATGCCCGGTCCGAGCGGGGCTGCGGGGGCACCGTGGCCCTGGGCAAGAAGCTGCTGGCCCTGGAGGAACCCATGG GCCTCTTAGGAGACATGCTGCCCTTCGTGGTGGACGGCCCAGCGCTCTCCCAGCTGGCCCTGTACGATGGCGAGGAGGAGGTCTCCAGGCGTGGTGGCGAGCACTTCCAGCTGGGGGAGGAACTCCTGGTGGAGCTGGACCAGGCCACCTGA
- the HIF3A gene encoding hypoxia-inducible factor 3-alpha isoform X3, with the protein MSWSKYQRSTTEIRKEKSRDAARCRRSKETEVFYQLAHTLPFARGVSAHLDKASIMRLTISYLRMHKLLNSGEWQDQVKAEEQVDSYYLKALDGFLMVLTEEGDMIYLSENVNKHLGLSQLELIGHSVFDFIHPCDQEELQDVLSPRQGFSKKAEVKTERNFSLRMKSTLTTRGRTVNLKSATWKVLHCSGHMRSYAPSKPAAGKEGEGGFAEPPLRCLVLICEAIPHPANIETPLDSGTFLSRHTMDMKFTHCDDRIVEMAGYTSESLLGCSLYEYIHALDSDSVSKSINTLLSKGQAVTGQYRFLARNGGYIWIQTEATVISSSKNSQPESIVCIHFVLSQVEENGLVLSLEQTDRQGEHRRLPPPCLEGLDSDSALEEMDPNGGDTIINLSFELRGPKILAFLRPANISEEELQLDPKRFCSPDLQKLLGPIFDPPGTQNSAAGTGRAKPPLPVSKTAPVVKKVAGNHSLTELPEELIFDMENVQKLFASNKEEQSMETALQDYEGLDLEMLAPYISMDDDFQLSSTDHPPWLTEKRGDPGAGPRPTSPPPRPRSRSFHGVSPRPPEAAPLPRWGSDSSLSQGRPVETPLANLPCGEGQMVEMVASVKIQSVQDGTGLNGQRPPMGGRKRTREISLDDERDLFLETSPAKRAHNHEAESFLMPSLSLGFLLSVEECLDARSERGCGGTVALGKKLLALEEPMGLLGDMLPFVVDGPALSQLALYDGEEEVSRRGGEHFQLGEELLVELDQAT; encoded by the exons ATGTCCTGGTCGAAGTATCAAAG gtCCACCACCGAAATCCGGAAGGAGAAATCGCGAGACGCAGCGCGATGCCGGCGCAGCAAGGAGACGGAAGTGTTCTACCAGCTGGCCCATACCCTGCCCTTTGCCCGGGGGGTGAGCGCCCACTTGGACAAGGCCTCCATCATGCGGCTGACCATCAGCTACTTAAGAATGCATAAGCTGCTGAATTCTG GAGAATGGCAAGACCAGGTCAAAGCGGAGGAGCAGGTGGATTCTTACTACCTGAAGGCCTTGGATGGCTTCCTGATGGTCCTGACCGAGGAAGGGGACATGATCTACCTCTCTGAGAATGTCAACAAGCACCTGGGTCTCAGCCAG CTGGAGCTGATCGGCCACAGCGTCTTCGATTTCATCCACCCCTGTGATCAGGAGGAGCTGCAGGACGTGCTGAGCCCCAGGCAgg GTTTCTCCAAGAAAGCGGAAGTGAAGACAGAGCGGAATTTCTCCCTGCGCATGAAGAGCACGCTCACCACCAGAGGGCGCACCGTCAACCTCAAGTCTGCCACCTGGAAG GTGCTGCACTGCTCCGGGCACATGCGCTCCTATGCGCCTTCCAAGCCAGCcgcagggaaggaaggggaagggggctTTGCGGAGCCCCCGTTGCGATGCCTGGTGCTCATCTGTGAGGCCATCCCGCACCCCGCCAACATCGAGACCCCCCTGGACAGTGGCACCTTCCTCAGCCGCCACACCATGGACATGAAGTTCACCCACTGTGATGACAG GATTGTCGAGATGGCCGGTTACACCTCCGAAAGTTTGCTTGGCTGCTCCCTCTACGAATACATCCACGCCTTGGATTCGGATTCCGTCAGCAAGAGCATCAACACCC TGCTAAGCAAGGGACAAGCCGTGACGGGGCAGTACCGCTTCCTAGCCAGGAATGGGGGCTACATCTGGATCCAGACCGAGGCCACCGTCATCTCCAGCAGCAAAAACTCCCAGCCCGAGAGCATCGTCTGCATTCACTTCGTCTTGAG CCAGGTGGAAGAGAATGGCCTGGTCCTGTCCCTGGAGCAAACGGACCGCCAAGGTGAGCATCGCCGGCTGCCCCCGCCCTGCCTCGAAGGGCTCGACTCCGATAGCGCCTTGGAGGAGATGGATCCCAACGGAGGAGACACCATCATCAACCTCAGCTTTG AGCTTCGGGGTCCCAAAATCCTGGCCTTCCTGCGCCCGGCCAACATCAGCGAGGAGGAATTGCAGTTGGATCCCAAACGCTTCTGCAGTCCGGATCTCCAGAAATTGCTGGGGCCCATCTTCGACCCGCCTGGGACCCAGAACTCCGCAGCGGGCACCGGGCGGGCAAAACCGCCCCTCCCGGTTTCCAAGACGGCGCCGGTGGTTAAGAAGGTGGCGGGAAATCACAGTCTA ACGGAGCTGCCCGAGGAGTTGATCTTCGACATGGAGAACGTCCAGAAGCTCTTTGCCTCCAACAAGGAAGAGCAGAGCATGGAGACAGCGCTGCAG GATTACGAAGGCCTCGACTTAGAGATGCTGGCTCCTTATATCTCGATGGACGATGATTTTCAGCTCAGCAGCACCGACCATCCGCCGTGGCTGACCGAGAAACGGGGAGATCCGGGGGCAGGCCCCCGGCCCACCTCACCCCCTCCGAGGCCTCGCTCGCGCAGTTTCCATGGCGTGTCCCCGCGCCCGCCGGAAGCGGCTCCTCTTCCCCGCTGGGGCAGCGACAGCAGTTTGAGCCAAGGACGCCCCGTTGAGACCCCTCTGGCCAACTTGCCCTGCGGAGAAGGCCAGATGGTGGAGATGGTGGCATCGGTCAAGATCCAGTCTGTGCAGGACGGGACCGGCCTGAATGGCCAGAGGCCTCCCATGGGCGGGAGGAAGAG GACTCGGGAGATTAGCCTGGATGACGAGAGGGATCTCTTCCTAGAGACCAGCCCCGCCAAGCGGGCCCATAACCACGAGGCTGAGAGCTTCCTGATGCCCTCGCTCAGCCTG GGCTTTCTGCTCAGCGTGGAAGAGTGTCTGGATGCCCGGTCCGAGCGGGGCTGCGGGGGCACCGTGGCCCTGGGCAAGAAGCTGCTGGCCCTGGAGGAACCCATGG GCCTCTTAGGAGACATGCTGCCCTTCGTGGTGGACGGCCCAGCGCTCTCCCAGCTGGCCCTGTACGATGGCGAGGAGGAGGTCTCCAGGCGTGGTGGCGAGCACTTCCAGCTGGGGGAGGAACTCCTGGTGGAGCTGGACCAGGCCACCTGA